A genomic region of Desulfosarcina ovata subsp. ovata contains the following coding sequences:
- the xseB gene encoding exodeoxyribonuclease VII small subunit: MAPKAKPSFEKALNDLEKIVRALESGDLPLEKALEKFEAGIKLSRYCTETLDEAEKRVNLLMADADGEIVEKPFDDLES, translated from the coding sequence ATGGCGCCAAAAGCAAAACCCAGCTTTGAAAAAGCACTCAATGACCTGGAAAAAATTGTACGGGCATTGGAAAGCGGCGACCTGCCGCTGGAAAAGGCTCTGGAAAAATTTGAAGCCGGCATCAAGCTGTCACGCTATTGCACGGAAACATTGGACGAAGCTGAAAAACGGGTCAATCTCCTGATGGCCGACGCGGACGGCGAAATTGTTGAGAAACCGTTTGATGATCTGGAAAGCTGA
- the xseA gene encoding exodeoxyribonuclease VII large subunit encodes MNNTTDSRGQAQRHVFEVSELNQNIKRILEDNFPFIWISGEISNFRIPSSGHAYFTLKDDRSQISGVLFRNQAKALKFRPEDGLSVIGLGRLSVYEPRGAYQVIFEYMEPKGVGALQIAFERLKQKLADEGLFDAKHKLALPVVPKKVSIVTSPTGAAVRDFIQVAQRRFDNLPLEVVPVSVQGERSPAEVVRAIHLLNDLATTDVIVLARGGGSIEDLRAFNDEAVGRAIFASHIPVVSAIGHETDFTIADFVADLRAPTPSAAAEIVVPAKAELKIQISTIKEKLYQTINNKLKILIKQIDSLNDRIVHPKRRLQDMRMRLDDYCLRMAGSIRETIRRRKEHAEFRHDMLVRISPLFAVQAFRERVHHSAEALIVHLQSMLDTRKSAISANRDMLNALNPMAILKRGYSITRTLPQKKIVRQATAVKLDQQLDILLGSGSLTVTVKEKKSTG; translated from the coding sequence ATGAATAACACCACTGATTCTCGGGGCCAGGCACAGCGCCACGTGTTCGAGGTTTCCGAACTGAATCAAAACATTAAGCGAATACTTGAAGATAATTTTCCTTTCATATGGATATCAGGGGAAATATCCAACTTTAGAATCCCATCTTCCGGACACGCTTATTTTACGCTCAAGGATGACCGTTCCCAGATCAGCGGGGTGCTTTTCCGCAACCAGGCAAAGGCGCTGAAGTTCAGGCCCGAAGACGGACTTTCCGTCATCGGGCTGGGGCGGCTCAGCGTCTACGAACCGCGCGGTGCCTATCAGGTTATTTTCGAATACATGGAACCCAAAGGTGTTGGCGCGCTGCAGATCGCCTTTGAACGACTGAAACAAAAATTGGCTGACGAAGGATTGTTCGACGCCAAACACAAACTGGCGTTACCGGTGGTGCCCAAAAAAGTCAGCATCGTGACTTCGCCAACCGGTGCAGCCGTGCGGGATTTTATCCAGGTTGCCCAAAGGCGTTTCGACAATCTGCCACTGGAGGTGGTGCCGGTCAGCGTTCAGGGGGAACGATCGCCGGCTGAAGTGGTCCGGGCCATTCACCTGCTGAACGATTTGGCCACAACCGATGTGATCGTGCTGGCGCGGGGCGGCGGATCCATTGAGGATCTCCGGGCCTTTAACGACGAGGCCGTGGGCCGGGCCATTTTCGCTTCGCACATTCCGGTGGTATCCGCCATTGGGCATGAAACCGATTTTACGATTGCCGATTTTGTTGCCGATCTCAGGGCGCCGACACCATCGGCTGCTGCTGAGATCGTTGTGCCTGCCAAAGCGGAACTCAAAATACAAATTTCAACAATTAAAGAAAAACTTTATCAAACAATAAATAACAAACTTAAAATACTTATTAAACAAATAGACTCGCTAAATGATCGAATTGTTCATCCCAAGCGTCGGCTACAGGACATGCGCATGCGACTCGACGATTATTGTCTGCGGATGGCCGGTTCCATTCGCGAGACCATTCGTCGGCGGAAAGAGCATGCCGAATTCCGTCACGACATGCTGGTCCGCATCAGCCCCCTGTTTGCCGTGCAGGCATTCAGGGAGCGGGTCCATCATTCGGCGGAAGCTTTGATAGTCCATCTGCAGTCCATGTTGGATACGCGAAAATCCGCCATTTCTGCAAACCGTGACATGCTGAACGCCTTGAATCCCATGGCGATCTTGAAACGGGGGTACAGCATTACGCGCACCCTTCCCCAAAAAAAGATCGTCCGCCAGGCAACCGCCGTCAAACTTGATCAGCAATTGGACATCTTGCTGGGCAGCGGCAGTTTGACGGTTACGGTAAAAGAGAAGAAATCAACCGGTTAA
- the glmM gene encoding phosphoglucosamine mutase, producing MGKLFGTDGIRGVANQYPLDCETALKAGRAIAAFFGDQKNNTGRFLIGRDTRISGSMLASSLAAGICSMGGSVWLAGVMPTPGVAYLTANGGYDAGIVISASHNPFGDNGIKLFQADGFKLSDTDERAIEALILESGALCEKSAAIRQTGTIHDLELARQHYTQFLRGKFTSDGSLIGLKLVIDCSNGAASGIATKLFEELGADVIALFCEPDGTNINDNCGSQHPEILAQRVVAEHANLGLAFDGDADRLIVVDENGYVLAGDQIMAICARWMKGRGALSNSLVVSTVMSNLGFGVALKKMGIRHIKAGVGDRYVMEEMVKAGAVLGGEDSGHLIFLNQHTTGDGMLAALNLLAVIQSSKQTLSELATVMTTFPQCLINVDVRSKPPLDSLNPVVREIEAAEKQLGEHGRVLVRYSGTQPQCRVMVEGPTQEETRSLCQGIADVVAQQLG from the coding sequence ATGGGCAAACTGTTCGGGACCGACGGTATCCGGGGCGTGGCCAATCAATACCCCCTGGACTGTGAAACCGCATTAAAGGCGGGACGGGCCATCGCTGCATTTTTTGGTGATCAAAAAAATAACACCGGACGATTTCTGATCGGACGCGATACGCGCATCTCCGGAAGCATGCTGGCCTCTTCGCTGGCAGCCGGCATCTGCTCCATGGGGGGCTCGGTGTGGCTGGCCGGTGTCATGCCCACCCCCGGTGTGGCCTACCTGACAGCAAACGGCGGGTATGATGCCGGCATCGTGATTTCCGCCTCACACAACCCTTTTGGCGACAACGGCATCAAGCTGTTTCAAGCCGATGGATTCAAACTCTCCGATACGGATGAGCGCGCCATCGAAGCATTGATTCTGGAAAGTGGGGCACTTTGCGAGAAAAGTGCAGCGATCCGCCAAACAGGAACCATCCATGATCTTGAATTGGCCCGGCAACACTACACCCAATTTTTGCGTGGCAAATTTACATCTGACGGTTCATTAATCGGCCTGAAACTGGTCATCGACTGCTCCAACGGGGCGGCAAGTGGCATCGCCACTAAACTTTTCGAAGAACTGGGCGCTGATGTCATCGCTCTTTTTTGTGAGCCGGATGGGACCAACATTAACGATAACTGCGGATCCCAGCATCCGGAGATCCTGGCCCAGCGGGTTGTCGCCGAACATGCGAACCTGGGACTGGCTTTTGATGGCGATGCCGACCGGCTGATCGTGGTCGATGAAAACGGCTATGTGCTTGCCGGGGATCAGATCATGGCCATCTGCGCCCGCTGGATGAAGGGAAGGGGTGCGCTTTCAAATTCGTTAGTGGTGTCGACGGTGATGAGCAACCTGGGTTTCGGTGTGGCTCTGAAAAAGATGGGTATCCGGCATATCAAAGCCGGCGTCGGCGACCGTTATGTTATGGAAGAAATGGTCAAGGCGGGAGCGGTTCTGGGCGGTGAAGACTCCGGGCATCTGATTTTTTTGAATCAACATACCACCGGTGACGGCATGCTGGCGGCATTGAACCTGTTGGCGGTCATCCAATCTTCAAAACAGACCCTATCCGAGTTGGCCACGGTTATGACAACCTTTCCCCAATGTCTGATCAATGTGGACGTCCGCTCCAAACCGCCACTGGATTCGCTTAACCCAGTAGTCCGGGAAATTGAAGCTGCTGAAAAACAGTTGGGGGAGCATGGACGGGTCCTGGTAAGATATTCCGGCACCCAGCCGCAGTGCCGGGTGATGGTCGAGGGGCCCACTCAGGAGGAAACCAGATCTCTGTGCCAAGGCATCGCCGATGTTGTGGCACAGCAGTTGGGATAA
- a CDS encoding Bax inhibitor-1/YccA family protein, translated as MQSIPMQGTQAQVRVNAFVQSVYNWMAIGLALTGGVAWFVAHNEPILRFVYQARWLFFIGEIALVFMLAGRVHKMKASTATGMFMFYAALNGATMAFIFLVYTMSSIASTFFICAGTFAACSVFGWATKRDLTGLGNFMFMGLIGILIASVVNIFLKSPGMQMVISYIGVLVFTGLTAYDTQKLKAMANSQPAGLDAAVVRKGAIIGALTLYLDFILMFQYLLMIFGGNRD; from the coding sequence ATGCAGTCGATTCCAATGCAGGGAACCCAGGCTCAAGTAAGAGTCAACGCCTTTGTTCAAAGTGTTTACAACTGGATGGCCATTGGCTTGGCGCTAACCGGGGGCGTGGCGTGGTTTGTGGCCCACAATGAACCCATTTTGCGTTTTGTCTACCAGGCGCGTTGGCTGTTCTTTATTGGTGAAATCGCTCTGGTCTTTATGCTTGCCGGCCGTGTTCACAAAATGAAGGCATCCACGGCAACCGGAATGTTCATGTTTTATGCGGCCTTGAACGGCGCGACAATGGCATTCATTTTTCTCGTCTACACCATGTCGTCCATTGCCTCGACGTTTTTCATCTGTGCGGGAACCTTTGCCGCCTGCAGTGTCTTCGGCTGGGCCACCAAGCGGGATCTGACCGGTCTTGGTAATTTCATGTTCATGGGGCTGATCGGCATTCTTATCGCGTCAGTGGTCAACATCTTTCTAAAAAGCCCAGGCATGCAGATGGTAATCAGCTATATCGGTGTGCTGGTTTTCACCGGCCTGACCGCCTACGACACCCAGAAACTGAAAGCCATGGCCAATTCCCAGCCGGCCGGGCTCGATGCCGCCGTGGTCAGAAAAGGCGCCATCATCGGTGCGCTGACCCTGTATCTGGATTTTATCCTGATGTTCCAGTATCTGCTGATGATTTTCGGCGGCAATCGCGACTAA
- a CDS encoding type II toxin-antitoxin system VapC family toxin translates to MDTVTLIYFLERHPTFYHPAKRFFQLVERGEISAIVSSLVFSELLVPAFRANEQRRANTIVRVLSNFPNLTVLPMTTPISIAAARLRALHGLRTPDAIHAATAVEGGATGMITNDKHFLKLVESDFDVWLFKKGGP, encoded by the coding sequence ATCGATACCGTAACACTGATCTATTTTCTTGAACGTCACCCAACGTTCTACCACCCGGCAAAGAGATTCTTTCAGTTGGTTGAAAGGGGTGAAATATCGGCGATTGTCTCGTCGCTCGTCTTTTCCGAACTCCTCGTCCCGGCTTTTCGTGCGAACGAACAACGGCGTGCGAATACCATTGTTCGGGTGCTAAGCAATTTCCCGAATCTGACGGTTTTGCCCATGACAACACCAATTTCAATTGCAGCCGCACGCTTGCGTGCGCTTCACGGTCTTCGCACACCGGATGCCATACATGCGGCGACGGCTGTGGAAGGCGGTGCAACGGGTATGATAACAAATGACAAGCACTTCCTAAAATTGGTGGAGTCCGATTTCGATGTTTGGCTGTTTAAAAAAGGGGGGCCATAA
- a CDS encoding ISAzo13 family transposase, with protein sequence MEYDTAGDPITGRKWTRQTPAKIARLLERRLDIRVSAATVRRLLDELDYSLKANNKALSAGSHPDRDKQFDIIKRLRENFSATGDPIISVDTKKKELIGLFKNNGRVWCDEATKVKDHDFRSEALGIASPYGIYDVGLNKGVVVIGKSADTPEFAVNAITTWWQSSGKHQYPRSKRVLILADSGGSNGARPRAFKKFLQHRLADGHGLEISVSHYPTGASKWNPVEHRMFSEISKNWAGIPLESFDIMLNFINDTDTETGLQIKAYFDEREYAKGIKVPDKEFKSLNISKNKELGNWNYTIKPSCPTAKAEAMRWEELLKCELISD encoded by the coding sequence TTGGAATACGACACCGCCGGAGACCCGATCACGGGGAGAAAATGGACCCGTCAAACCCCGGCAAAGATAGCCCGCTTGCTTGAAAGACGTCTCGATATCCGCGTGTCGGCGGCAACCGTTCGGCGACTATTAGACGAGCTCGATTATTCATTGAAGGCCAACAACAAAGCCCTTTCGGCCGGATCGCATCCAGACAGAGACAAGCAGTTCGACATCATCAAGCGCCTTCGGGAAAACTTCAGCGCGACAGGAGATCCGATCATCAGCGTGGACACGAAAAAGAAGGAATTGATCGGCTTGTTCAAAAATAATGGTCGCGTGTGGTGCGACGAAGCCACCAAGGTCAAAGATCACGACTTCCGATCCGAGGCATTGGGTATAGCTTCCCCCTATGGCATCTATGACGTCGGGCTCAACAAAGGTGTGGTGGTGATCGGAAAGTCGGCAGATACACCTGAATTTGCGGTCAACGCCATCACTACTTGGTGGCAGAGTTCTGGCAAGCATCAATATCCAAGGTCCAAACGCGTTCTAATTTTAGCCGACAGCGGCGGAAGCAATGGAGCCAGGCCACGTGCATTTAAAAAGTTTCTTCAGCACCGGCTTGCCGACGGGCATGGTCTTGAAATTTCGGTTTCGCACTATCCGACAGGAGCAAGCAAATGGAACCCGGTGGAGCATCGAATGTTTAGCGAAATCAGTAAAAATTGGGCCGGGATACCTTTAGAAAGTTTTGATATCATGCTCAATTTTATTAATGATACCGATACCGAAACAGGGCTTCAAATCAAGGCATATTTTGACGAGCGAGAATATGCCAAAGGGATAAAAGTCCCAGACAAGGAATTCAAAAGCCTCAATATTTCAAAGAACAAGGAATTGGGCAATTGGAACTATACGATCAAGCCCTCATGTCCAACAGCAAAAGCAGAAGCTATGAGATGGGAAGAACTTTTAAAATGTGAACTTATTTCTGACTGA
- a CDS encoding polyprenyl synthetase family protein, which yields MGTRIFDLKKYLSTLRQLVDEALQGYLEDGSTSTRIGQAMHYSVMAGGKRLRPILCIAAAETLGGDRQAVLPLSCALECIHTYSLIHDDLPAMDNDVLRRGNPTCHVKFDEATAILAGDALLTLAFEILADTASRSSNGDPVRWTTVIAQMAAAAGYRGMIEGQMRDIAFEGIAIDTDSLKTLHRLKTGRMIEVSVASAATVCCASQDVQQALQTYSRNIGLAFQVADDILNVKGDPLLLGKSTGTDQMRGKNTYAALLGLAGAEQFADQLINKALNALDIFDSKADSLRAIARYVIERKR from the coding sequence ATGGGAACGCGCATTTTCGATCTGAAAAAGTATCTGTCAACGTTGCGGCAGTTGGTGGATGAAGCGTTGCAAGGTTACCTGGAGGACGGTTCGACAAGCACACGGATCGGTCAGGCCATGCATTATTCGGTGATGGCCGGCGGAAAGCGGCTGCGCCCGATCCTGTGTATCGCTGCGGCCGAAACGCTTGGCGGTGATCGGCAGGCGGTATTACCCCTGTCCTGCGCTCTGGAATGCATTCATACCTACTCGCTGATCCATGATGATTTGCCGGCAATGGACAATGATGTTTTGCGGCGCGGGAATCCCACCTGCCATGTCAAATTCGATGAAGCCACCGCCATCTTGGCCGGTGATGCGCTGCTGACTCTGGCCTTCGAAATTCTGGCGGATACGGCCAGCCGCAGCAGTAACGGCGATCCCGTACGCTGGACGACGGTTATCGCCCAGATGGCTGCCGCGGCGGGTTACCGGGGAATGATCGAAGGGCAGATGCGTGACATAGCCTTTGAAGGCATCGCCATCGACACCGACTCGCTGAAAACCCTTCACCGTCTGAAAACAGGCAGAATGATCGAAGTGTCGGTCGCATCGGCCGCCACGGTATGCTGCGCGTCCCAGGATGTCCAACAGGCCCTTCAGACCTACAGCCGGAATATCGGCCTGGCGTTTCAGGTGGCCGACGACATCCTTAATGTCAAGGGTGACCCGCTCCTGCTGGGAAAATCAACCGGTACGGATCAAATGCGCGGGAAAAACACCTATGCAGCGCTCCTCGGGCTTGCCGGGGCGGAACAATTTGCCGACCAGTTGATCAACAAGGCCTTGAATGCGCTTGATATTTTTGATAGTAAGGCTGATTCCCTACGTGCCATCGCACGGTATGTGATCGAACGGAAACGATAA
- the dxs gene encoding 1-deoxy-D-xylulose-5-phosphate synthase, whose translation MILDTINSPDDLKKLKRVVLPDLAEEIRNTIVNVVSDSGGHLASSLGAVELGIALHYVFDTPRDKILWDVGHQTYAHKLLTGRRQLFPTLRRHGGLSGFTKRSESPYDPFTTGHSSTSISAGLGIACAKRLKEDSAKVVAVIGDGSMTAGLAYEGLNQTGDTHKDKDLIVILNDNEMSISHNVGAISSLLSRTFSASKLQSLRKEFGEFLKSLPRIGENVYQFAKRSEESFKTFVTPGMLFEAFNFEYFGPIDGHNLDHLIDILKNIKTMDEPVLLHVITKKGKGYRQAEDNPVYFHGVGSFDVDTGICRKKTTNVPTYTEVFGNTMVALAETNPHIIAVTAAMPEGTGLVPFAKAYPERFFDVGIAEQHGVTFAAGMATEGFRPVVAIYSTFLQRAYDQILHDVCIERLPVVFALDRGGIVGEDGPTHHGLFDVSFLRTIPNMVVMAPRDENELRHMLATAVQHDGPIAIRYPRGRGTGVDLDDGFRILPIGKGEIMEHGDDLLILAIGSSVDEAVCAAALLRQNHHIRATVVNARFVKPLDDELILPLARSIRKIITVEENTIQGGFGSAILELISDHGIQDAEIRRLGIQDLFVEHGPQDLLRRKYKLDATAIVQAALGLTADREAALHSDLQKANRYATGR comes from the coding sequence ATGATTCTCGATACCATTAATTCACCCGATGATCTGAAAAAGCTGAAGCGGGTGGTGCTGCCCGATCTGGCCGAAGAGATCCGCAATACCATTGTCAACGTGGTCTCCGATTCCGGCGGTCACCTGGCGTCCAGTCTGGGTGCCGTCGAACTGGGGATTGCACTGCACTATGTTTTCGATACCCCCCGGGACAAGATCCTCTGGGATGTGGGCCATCAGACATATGCGCACAAACTGCTGACCGGACGCCGTCAACTGTTCCCTACCCTGCGCCGACATGGAGGCCTGTCCGGATTCACCAAACGCAGTGAAAGCCCCTACGATCCTTTTACGACCGGACACAGCAGCACCTCCATCTCAGCCGGTTTGGGGATCGCCTGCGCAAAGCGGCTCAAAGAGGATTCGGCAAAGGTGGTGGCGGTGATCGGCGATGGTTCCATGACGGCCGGTCTGGCTTACGAAGGCCTGAACCAGACCGGAGATACCCATAAGGACAAAGACCTGATCGTCATCCTCAACGACAACGAGATGTCCATTTCCCACAACGTGGGCGCCATCTCTTCACTGCTCAGCCGTACTTTTTCGGCATCCAAGCTTCAGTCGCTGCGTAAGGAGTTCGGCGAATTTTTAAAGTCCCTGCCCCGCATCGGTGAAAATGTTTACCAGTTCGCCAAGCGCAGTGAAGAGTCCTTTAAAACCTTCGTTACCCCGGGAATGCTTTTCGAGGCCTTTAATTTCGAATACTTCGGGCCCATTGATGGCCACAATCTGGATCATTTGATCGATATTTTAAAAAATATCAAAACGATGGATGAGCCGGTACTGCTCCATGTGATTACCAAAAAGGGCAAGGGGTACCGGCAGGCGGAAGATAATCCGGTCTATTTTCATGGGGTCGGTTCCTTTGATGTGGACACGGGGATTTGCCGGAAGAAAACGACCAATGTGCCCACTTACACAGAGGTTTTTGGCAACACCATGGTGGCCCTGGCAGAAACCAATCCGCACATCATCGCGGTGACCGCGGCCATGCCCGAAGGCACCGGTCTGGTGCCTTTTGCCAAGGCCTATCCGGAACGGTTCTTCGACGTCGGCATTGCCGAGCAGCATGGGGTCACTTTTGCTGCCGGCATGGCCACCGAAGGCTTCCGTCCGGTGGTGGCCATCTATTCCACATTTCTGCAGCGGGCTTACGATCAGATCCTTCACGATGTCTGTATCGAACGTCTGCCGGTGGTTTTCGCCCTGGATCGCGGCGGCATCGTCGGTGAGGATGGACCGACCCACCACGGCCTGTTTGACGTCTCTTTTTTGCGCACCATCCCCAACATGGTGGTGATGGCCCCCAGGGATGAAAACGAACTTCGCCACATGCTGGCAACGGCGGTTCAGCACGACGGACCGATTGCCATCCGGTATCCCCGCGGGCGGGGGACCGGTGTGGATCTGGACGACGGCTTCCGGATCTTGCCCATCGGTAAAGGGGAGATCATGGAACATGGAGATGACCTGCTGATTCTGGCCATCGGCAGCAGTGTCGATGAGGCGGTGTGCGCCGCTGCCCTGCTCCGGCAGAACCACCACATCCGGGCAACGGTGGTTAATGCCCGCTTTGTCAAGCCCCTTGACGATGAGCTGATTCTTCCTCTGGCCCGATCCATCCGTAAGATCATTACCGTCGAAGAGAACACCATCCAGGGTGGATTCGGCAGCGCGATCCTGGAATTGATCAGTGACCACGGCATCCAGGATGCAGAGATCAGACGCCTGGGGATTCAAGATTTATTTGTCGAACACGGCCCCCAGGATTTGCTGCGCAGGAAATACAAACTGGATGCCACGGCCATTGTACAGGCCGCCCTTGGTCTGACGGCTGATAGAGAGGCTGCGCTTCACAGTGACCTCCAAAAAGCGAATCGATACGCTACTGGTCGATAG